From Labilithrix sp., a single genomic window includes:
- a CDS encoding FAD-dependent oxidoreductase, which yields MKSVKTLIVGAGITGLATAAALGERGDEDYLVLEADGEIGGYCKTIKKEGFVWDYSGHFFHFKHKEIEEWLRARMPKQRILDVVKRSFIEYKGKQIDFPFQKNIHQLPQSEFIDCLHDLYFAPSSRAEPEAPLGGPGRGSASSRDRPRRESSRGQSPLEPDESFQEMLYARFGRSIAEKFLIPYNEKLYACDLGALDKDAMGRFFPHANLTDIVRNMKVADNATYNARFTYPEGGAIEYVKALASAVRPDAIALKERLMAIDLATKTAKTDKREIRFERLVSSAPFNKLLTIARVDHDPTAYSWNKVLVFNLGFDKKGQKDVHWVYFPDRETVFYRVGFYDNIFDADRLSLYVEIGFAKDATIDVEVARARVLADLEKTGVTKGHRLVAEHHVVMDPAYVHVTQRSIAEHARHAEALRARGVHSAGRYGGWTYCSIEDNIVEARALVAGFARGKT from the coding sequence ATGAAGAGCGTGAAGACCCTCATCGTCGGGGCGGGGATCACCGGGCTCGCCACCGCCGCTGCGCTCGGCGAGCGCGGCGACGAGGACTACCTCGTCCTCGAGGCCGACGGAGAGATCGGCGGCTACTGCAAGACGATCAAGAAGGAGGGCTTCGTCTGGGACTACTCCGGCCACTTCTTCCACTTCAAGCACAAGGAGATCGAGGAGTGGCTCCGCGCGCGGATGCCGAAGCAGCGCATCCTCGACGTCGTGAAGCGGTCCTTCATCGAATACAAAGGCAAGCAGATCGACTTTCCGTTCCAGAAGAACATCCATCAGCTCCCGCAGAGCGAGTTCATCGACTGCCTCCACGACCTCTATTTCGCCCCCTCTTCCCGCGCTGAACCCGAAGCCCCTCTCGGGGGTCCGGGGCGGGGGAGCGCGTCTTCGCGCGACCGGCCCCGGCGGGAGAGCTCGAGAGGGCAGAGCCCTCTCGAACCTGACGAGAGCTTCCAGGAGATGCTCTACGCGCGCTTCGGTCGCTCGATCGCGGAGAAGTTCCTCATCCCGTACAACGAGAAGCTCTACGCCTGCGACCTCGGCGCGCTCGACAAGGACGCGATGGGCCGCTTCTTCCCCCACGCGAACCTGACCGACATCGTCCGCAACATGAAGGTCGCCGACAACGCGACCTACAACGCGCGCTTCACCTATCCGGAGGGCGGCGCGATCGAGTACGTGAAGGCGCTCGCGAGCGCGGTGCGCCCCGACGCGATCGCGCTGAAGGAGCGCCTCATGGCGATCGACCTCGCGACGAAGACGGCGAAGACGGACAAGCGCGAGATCCGGTTCGAGCGGCTCGTCTCCTCCGCGCCGTTCAACAAGCTCCTCACGATCGCGCGCGTCGACCACGACCCGACCGCGTACTCGTGGAACAAGGTCCTCGTCTTCAACCTCGGCTTCGACAAGAAGGGGCAGAAGGACGTCCACTGGGTCTACTTCCCCGATCGCGAGACCGTGTTCTATCGCGTCGGCTTCTACGACAACATCTTCGACGCCGATCGCCTGAGCCTCTACGTCGAGATCGGCTTCGCGAAGGACGCGACGATCGACGTCGAGGTCGCGCGCGCGCGCGTGCTCGCGGACCTCGAGAAGACGGGCGTGACGAAGGGCCACCGCCTCGTCGCGGAGCATCACGTCGTGATGGATCCGGCCTACGTCCACGTCACGCAGCGCTCGATCGCCGAGCACGCGCGTCACGCCGAGGCCCTCCGCGCGCGCGGCGTCCACAGCGCCGGCCGCTACGGCGGCTGGACCTACTGCAGCATCGAGGACAACATCGTCGAGGCGCGCGCCCTCGTCGCCGGCTTCGCGCGCGGAAAGACCTGA
- a CDS encoding MoxR family ATPase, whose protein sequence is MTPETFAETFDRIRSQMAKVVVGQEDLVFGLLVTAVAGGHVLIEGAPGLGKTLVARSFARVSATSFKRVQFTPDLMPSDVTGSSIFDRQGGTFTFVQGPIFCQLLLADEINRAPAKTQSSLLEAMQDHQVTVDGTSHPLPAPFIVVATQNPVESQGTYPLPEAQLDRFLMKLTVADPPREVEQQIVKNHATGFDPTDLSELAAVTAPEELLAMSALARSTRVEDAVVGYVVDVVRRTREDRAIELGASPRASIAMMKAAQVVAASEGRAFVTPDDVKAVAKPVLRHRVMLHPDAELQGIAADERIDDILRAAPVPQAQA, encoded by the coding sequence ATGACGCCGGAGACGTTCGCGGAGACCTTCGATCGCATCCGCAGCCAGATGGCGAAGGTCGTCGTCGGACAGGAAGACCTCGTCTTCGGGCTCCTCGTGACCGCGGTCGCGGGCGGGCACGTGCTCATCGAAGGAGCGCCCGGCCTCGGGAAGACGCTCGTCGCGCGGTCGTTCGCGCGCGTGTCGGCGACGAGCTTCAAGCGCGTCCAGTTCACCCCCGACCTCATGCCGAGCGACGTGACCGGCTCGAGCATCTTCGATCGCCAAGGAGGCACGTTCACGTTCGTGCAAGGTCCGATCTTCTGCCAGCTCCTGCTCGCGGACGAGATCAACCGCGCGCCGGCGAAGACGCAGTCGTCGCTCCTCGAGGCGATGCAGGACCATCAGGTCACCGTCGACGGCACCTCGCATCCGCTCCCGGCGCCGTTCATCGTCGTCGCGACGCAGAACCCGGTCGAGTCGCAGGGCACGTACCCGCTCCCGGAGGCGCAGCTCGATCGCTTCCTCATGAAGCTCACCGTCGCGGATCCGCCGCGCGAGGTCGAGCAGCAGATCGTGAAGAACCACGCGACGGGGTTCGATCCGACCGACCTCTCCGAGCTCGCCGCCGTCACCGCGCCGGAAGAGCTCCTCGCGATGAGCGCGCTCGCGCGGAGCACGCGCGTCGAGGACGCGGTCGTGGGGTACGTCGTCGACGTCGTGCGCCGCACGCGGGAGGACCGCGCGATCGAGCTCGGCGCGTCGCCGCGCGCGTCGATCGCGATGATGAAGGCGGCGCAGGTCGTGGCCGCGAGCGAGGGGCGCGCGTTCGTGACGCCGGACGACGTGAAGGCGGTCGCGAAGCCGGTGCTCCGTCACCGCGTGATGCTCCATCCCGACGCCGAGCTGCAGGGCATCGCCGCCGACGAGCGCATCGACGACATCCTCCGCGCCGCGCCGGTCCCGCAGGCGCAGGCATAG